From the genome of Gammaproteobacteria bacterium:
AGTTATAGAAGCCGCCAATGAACATGACATCGCTATGGTGTTCACAGGAATGCGCCACTTCCGCCATTAGTAACTGCTCACTAAAAGTTTAGGAAATCCTTATGAAAGTTCTCGTTATTGGCAACGGCGGGCGCGAACACGCCCTGTCCTGGAAAGTAGCCTTGTCATCGAAAGTAAAGACCGTATTCGTAGCGCCCGGCAACGCCGGTACTGCCACGGAACCCAAACTGCAAAACGTGGCCATCGCCGCAGACGACATAGAGGGTCTCACCGCCTTTGCCACTAAAGAACAAATCGATTTAACGATCGTGGGCCCGGAAATCCCCTTGGTATTGGGTGTGGTGGATGCCTTCAACGCAGCGGGATTGCCTTGTTTTGGCCCCAGCAAAGCGGCAGCGCAATTGGAAGGGTCCAAGGCCTTTAGCAAGGATTTTCTGGCACGTCACAACATTCCCACGGCACGTTATGGCAATTTCACTGAGATGGAACCGGCTATAGCCTATGTGAAACAAATGGGTTGCCCCATCGTCATTAAGGCGGATGGTTTGGCCGCCGGCAAGGGCGTTATTATTGCCCAAAGCGAACCCGAGGCTGTGGCAACTATAGAAGACATGTTGGCGGGAAACGCTTTTGGCGATGCCGGTCATCGCATAGTGGTTGAGGAATTCTTACAAGGTGAGGAAGCCAGTTTTATTGTCATGGCGGACGGTAAACACTGCCTGCCCTTGGCCACTTCGCAAGACCATAAGGCACGAGACAATGGCGACACCGGCCCCAACACCGGCGGCATGGGCGCTTATTCTCCCGCTCCGGTGGTGGATGAAACCATGCACCAACGTATTATGTCGCAAGTTATTTTACCTACCATAGAGGGTATGGCAGCAGACGGCATGCCCTATACCGGCTTTCTTTATGCGGGAATCATGATTACAGCGGACGGTGAACCCAAAGTCCTGGAGTTCAACTGCCGTTTTGGCGACCCGGAAACTCAACCCATTATGATGCGGTTGCAGTCAGATTTGGTAGAATTGTGTCAAAATGCGCTGGACGGCACATTGGATCAAAGTCATGCGGATTGGGATCCCCGTGTAGCTCTGGGTGTGGTTTTAGCCGCTGGAGGTTATCCGGAAAGCTATGCTAAAGGTGATGTTATTCATGGACTGGAGCAATTACAGCAACTGGACGACACCAAGGTCTTTCATGCCGGCACTGTCTCGCAAGATGGACAAATTGTCACGGCCGGTGGTCGAGTGCTATGCCTTGTGAGCCTGGCGGAAAACGTCACCAAGGCGCAAGCGAAAGCCTATGCAGCGATCGATAAAATATCCTGGGAAAAGATGTATTACCGCACTGATATCGGTCATCGAGCAGTAAGCAGAGAAATCAATTAATCAGAAAGAGGAAAAACTATGAGCAAGGCGTTTGTTGCGATCCTGATGGGATCTGACTCCGACTTACCTGTTATGCAAACCACCCTGGACACATTGAGTTCTCTCGGTGTTCCGTTTGAGGTAAAAATCACCTCGGCGCACCGCACGCCCGCGGCGACGCATGCCTATGTCAAAGATGCGGAACAACGCGGCTGTGACGTGTTTATCTGTGCTGCCGGTTTGGCCGCTCATTTGGCCGGTACGGTAGCCGGGCTAACATTGAAGCCCGTTATCGGTGTTCCTATGGACGGCGGCCCCTTGAAAGGCCAAGATGCCTTGCTGTCCACCGTTATGATGCCCGGTGGCATCCCCGTTGCGACTGTTGCAATCGGCAAAGCCGGTGCCAAAAACGCCGCCTATTTGGCCGCACAAATGCTCAGCCTGGCGGATGCGGAAATTGCCGCTAAGGTCAAAGCGGACCGGGAAGCCAATGCCCAGGCGGTTATAGATAAAGACGCGGAATTACAGAAAAAACTGGGAAAATAAGCTTTTGAATTCCTGGCAACTGCGGCTTGCCGCACGTTGTATTCGTAACGGTGGGGTGATTGCCTACCCCACCGAAGCGGTTTATGGCCTGGGTTGCGACCCGTTTGATGCAAAGGCTGTAGATCGCTTATTGCGTTTGAAGCAGCGCCCCGCTGAAAAAGGTCTCATCCTCATTGGTGCCTGCTGGGAACACATCGCGCCTTTCATCCAGGAACCCACGGCTCAACAAAGGCAACTCCTGGAGCAAAGCTGGCCCGGCCCGGTCACCTGGCTCATCCGAGCACAGGATTGGGTACCGGAGTGGCTACGGGGAAAACATCCCAGCATCGCGGTTCGACTGACGGCTCACCCCGTCGCAAAAGCCCTGTGTGATCAAACCGGACAAGCTCTGATCTCCACCAGTGCCAATCCCAGCCACCAAGCTCCTGCCAAAACCCCTTTCAAAGTACGCCAATATTTCAATGATTCTTTGGATTATATTCTCAATGCTCCTTTGGGAAAAAACAAAACCCCATCAACAATCAAAGACTTAGAAACTGGCGCCGTATTGCGCTAAATAGAACCATTAAATCCTTTAATAATTGCATTCACGCCCGATATATTAGTTATTATTAATATTTGCATTTTCTTATTTATTGGGCTATAAATAAGATTATTGTTGAGTTACCTACTAGGTTTTATCGAAGGAGCACTGATATGTCGTTTATCCCTAACTTTCCACATGACGGTGTAGTCACCATTAACCGGGTCATTCTCAAACCCCAATACAGCATTGATGACTTGCAGGAGCGCGTCGCCATGTTGTGTGAAAACGTAAAAACCTACCACTCGGAAACCGGCTTTATCGGTGGCCTGGTTACACTGAACACCGGCAGCATTTCCAATGAAGGCAGCACCATCGGTCAGGCGGTAGAAAGCCCGCTGAAAAACAAGGAAGCGCTGATTATTACCTTTTGGCGCACCTTTGATGAACACGAGGAATCTCATCGTAGTGATACCTTCCAACCCTTGTTCAAAGAAGTGCTGGAACTGTGTGAAAACGGTAACGAAGAAATCGCTTATGAAATGCTTTGGTCCGGTGCCGCCTATTCCCCGGAACAAGCGCAACAGGCTCAGCAGGCTAAAGCGCGTTATGCCTAATCACGGCTGCGTTTCCGTGTTTTAATACAATTGTTAACGCCGGTCCCGAACCGGCGTTTTTTTTGGCGCTATCAGACTCTCTAGTAACACATCATTACTCACATTGTGTAATAACACCCGCTGCTCCACGCTCAGCTCAGTAGGTGTCTCCACCTGATAGACGCGAGAACTGTAATGATTCCGGGCGTACAGCATAAAGGTACGCAGTTCCAGCACAGGCATCAACCGCTTGCCCACATTAAAATAACCCTCGGTACGAGCGAAGCGACGCAGTTTAAACCCTTTTGACTTCACCGTCGCCACCAGGCCGTGTATCGCCGATAAATCTTCATTACCATAGGTCACGGTGTAAAAAGCGTGCACATGATCCCGAGGGTCCTCATGATGATCGATCATAAGATCGTAATGTTTCCCCCGCAAGAAATTCTCCAGGATCTTTACCTCCTTACCCTTGAGCAAATGGTACTGACGGTTAATATCTAATCCTTGCGCAGTTAAGCGGGTACAATCACGCCAGCCGGTGGGATTCACCAAGGGAATAAAATCCATGTTAAAACGCGCATATTGCTTTGGCTGTTCCAATACCCGTTCGATGAACTGTAACACCGATTCCACCGCGGCCGGTTCATCACCGTGTAAGCCTGCGCTGATGAATACTGAACTTGTGGCCCCCGTTGGACGGTACGACAACAGCACCAGCGGAAGATGTTCATCACGAGGAGCCAGATTACGATGCATTAACACAGGTGAACGATTTGAGAGAATTTGTAATTTCTCATAAAACATATCGGTATTGCGTGATAGTTCGCACGACGCCCACACATGGGTAACACATAAGCTGCAAGCGATAAAAGCAATGAAAAACTTACGACTTAACAATAAGCGGCTCCCAAAGGGTGGTTTGTAAACCTCCACTATAAGCGCTTGGTACAAATTAACAAGCCACCACCCCCTATTAACAGCATATTTTTTAACCAACACCGTCCCCTATACCCTCGGACAACTGTGGTACACTTGCGCTTTTGTGTTGACAGGCGACGAAGGAAACAACAAATGAACGCACAACAAAAACCTGATACCGCAGCGGTTAAAGCGTATTTACTGGATTTGCAGGACCGCATTTGCCAGGGTATAGAAACCGAGGATGGCAAAGTCATTTTCCAACAGGATCAATGGGAGCGGGAAGAAGGCGGCGGAGGCCGTACCCGAGTGCTCACCGACGGCCAGGTATTTGAACAGGCCGGGATTAACTTTTCCCACGTCTATGGTAATAATCTGCCCGCGTCCGCCACGGCCCACCGACCGGAATTGGCAGGCCGTGGTTTCGAGGCCATGGGGGTATCTCTGGTGATTCACCCCAAAAACCCCTATGTACCCACTTCTCACGCCAATGTACGCTTTTTCATTGCCGAAAAAGAAGGGGCCGACCCTATTTGGTGGTTTGGCGGCGGTTATGACTTGACGCCCTACTACCCTTTTGCCGAGGATGTGCGCCACTGGCATGAAGTGTCCAAACAAACCTGCGATCCCTTTGGTGCTGATGTCTATGCGCGCTACAAAAAATGGTGTGATGAATACTTTTACCTGAAACACCGCCAGGAAACTCGCGGCGTGGGCGGACTGTTTTTCGATGATTTGAATGAATGGGATTTTGACACTTGCTTTAATTTTTTGAAAAGCGTGGGCGATAATTACTTAAATGCTTATCAACCCATCGTCAACAAACGCAAAGATACTCCTTATGGCGAACGAGAACGAGATTTTCAGCTGTACCGTCGGGGTCGCTATGTGGAATACAATCTGGTCTATGACCGCGGCACCTTATTCGGTCTGCAAACCGGTGGCCGTACCGAATCCATACTCATGTCCCTGCCACCCTTGGTGAAATGGCGTTATAACTGGAAGCCGGAACCGGGCAGCCCGGAAGCGGATTTGTACGACAATTATCTCAAACCTCGGGATTGGTTCGCCTGATCGGATTG
Proteins encoded in this window:
- the purD gene encoding phosphoribosylamine--glycine ligase yields the protein MKVLVIGNGGREHALSWKVALSSKVKTVFVAPGNAGTATEPKLQNVAIAADDIEGLTAFATKEQIDLTIVGPEIPLVLGVVDAFNAAGLPCFGPSKAAAQLEGSKAFSKDFLARHNIPTARYGNFTEMEPAIAYVKQMGCPIVIKADGLAAGKGVIIAQSEPEAVATIEDMLAGNAFGDAGHRIVVEEFLQGEEASFIVMADGKHCLPLATSQDHKARDNGDTGPNTGGMGAYSPAPVVDETMHQRIMSQVILPTIEGMAADGMPYTGFLYAGIMITADGEPKVLEFNCRFGDPETQPIMMRLQSDLVELCQNALDGTLDQSHADWDPRVALGVVLAAGGYPESYAKGDVIHGLEQLQQLDDTKVFHAGTVSQDGQIVTAGGRVLCLVSLAENVTKAQAKAYAAIDKISWEKMYYRTDIGHRAVSREIN
- the purE gene encoding 5-(carboxyamino)imidazole ribonucleotide mutase, yielding MSKAFVAILMGSDSDLPVMQTTLDTLSSLGVPFEVKITSAHRTPAATHAYVKDAEQRGCDVFICAAGLAAHLAGTVAGLTLKPVIGVPMDGGPLKGQDALLSTVMMPGGIPVATVAIGKAGAKNAAYLAAQMLSLADAEIAAKVKADREANAQAVIDKDAELQKKLGK
- a CDS encoding L-threonylcarbamoyladenylate synthase, encoding MNSWQLRLAARCIRNGGVIAYPTEAVYGLGCDPFDAKAVDRLLRLKQRPAEKGLILIGACWEHIAPFIQEPTAQQRQLLEQSWPGPVTWLIRAQDWVPEWLRGKHPSIAVRLTAHPVAKALCDQTGQALISTSANPSHQAPAKTPFKVRQYFNDSLDYILNAPLGKNKTPSTIKDLETGAVLR
- a CDS encoding ligand-binding protein SH3; translation: MSFIPNFPHDGVVTINRVILKPQYSIDDLQERVAMLCENVKTYHSETGFIGGLVTLNTGSISNEGSTIGQAVESPLKNKEALIITFWRTFDEHEESHRSDTFQPLFKEVLELCENGNEEIAYEMLWSGAAYSPEQAQQAQQAKARYA
- a CDS encoding succinylglutamate desuccinylase/aspartoacylase family protein; the protein is MLSRKFFIAFIACSLCVTHVWASCELSRNTDMFYEKLQILSNRSPVLMHRNLAPRDEHLPLVLLSYRPTGATSSVFISAGLHGDEPAAVESVLQFIERVLEQPKQYARFNMDFIPLVNPTGWRDCTRLTAQGLDINRQYHLLKGKEVKILENFLRGKHYDLMIDHHEDPRDHVHAFYTVTYGNEDLSAIHGLVATVKSKGFKLRRFARTEGYFNVGKRLMPVLELRTFMLYARNHYSSRVYQVETPTELSVEQRVLLHNVSNDVLLESLIAPKKTPVRDRR
- the hemF gene encoding oxygen-dependent coproporphyrinogen oxidase; the encoded protein is MNAQQKPDTAAVKAYLLDLQDRICQGIETEDGKVIFQQDQWEREEGGGGRTRVLTDGQVFEQAGINFSHVYGNNLPASATAHRPELAGRGFEAMGVSLVIHPKNPYVPTSHANVRFFIAEKEGADPIWWFGGGYDLTPYYPFAEDVRHWHEVSKQTCDPFGADVYARYKKWCDEYFYLKHRQETRGVGGLFFDDLNEWDFDTCFNFLKSVGDNYLNAYQPIVNKRKDTPYGERERDFQLYRRGRYVEYNLVYDRGTLFGLQTGGRTESILMSLPPLVKWRYNWKPEPGSPEADLYDNYLKPRDWFA